Proteins from one Cryptomeria japonica chromosome 4, Sugi_1.0, whole genome shotgun sequence genomic window:
- the LOC131040319 gene encoding ras-related protein RABA4d produces MSSFGDFNQKIDYVLKVVLIGDSAVGKSQLLSRFARNEFNLDSKATIGVEFQTRTLVIDHKTVKAQIWDTAGQERYRAVTSAYYRGAVGAMLVYDISKRQTFDHVARWLEELRGHADNNIVIMLVGNKCDLSNLREVPTEDAKEFSQREGLFFLETSALESINVETAFITVLTEIYRIISKKALIANEDQASGNATLLTGTKLVLPEADQDVTIKKKSCCSLA; encoded by the exons ATGAGCTCTTTCGGTGATTTCAATCAGAAAATAGATTATGTATTAAAGGTTGTTCTAATAGGGGATTCGGCAGTAGGCAAGTCGCAGCTACTTTCCAGATTTGCAAGAAACGAGTTCAATTTGGATTCGAAGGCTACCATTGGAGTGGAGTTTCAGACGAGGACGCTTGTCATCGATCACAAGACTGTCAAGGCACAGATATGGGATACTGCTGGACAAGAGAG ATACAGAGCAGTTACAAGTGCTTATTACCGAGGTGCTGTTGGGGCAATGTTGGTGTATGACATATCTAAGCGGCAGACATTTGATCATGTGGCTCGTTGGCTTGAGGAGCTTAGAGGCCATGCTGACAATAATATTGTTATCATGCTTGTAGGCAATAAATGTGATCTCAGTAATTTGCGAGAAGTTCCCACAGAGGATGCAAAAGAATTTTCTCAGCGAGAAGGTTTATTTTTCTTGGAAACTTCAGCACTTGAGTCAATTAATGTGGAGACTGCATTTATTACTGTTTTGACAGAAATATACAGGATAATCAGTAAGAAAGCTCtcattgcaaatgaagatcaagcGAGTGGAAATGCAACATTATTAACTGGTACAAAGCTTGTTCTCCCAGAGGCAGATCAAGATGTTACCATCAAGAAGAAAAGTTGTTGTTCTTTAGCATAA